A genomic segment from Pleurodeles waltl isolate 20211129_DDA chromosome 9, aPleWal1.hap1.20221129, whole genome shotgun sequence encodes:
- the LOC138259160 gene encoding three prime repair exonuclease 2-like has translation MYSKWNFKRAPFETFVFMDLEATGLPPSRPKITEISLLAVSRHSLENIEFTNSFRPVPCFPRVVDKLCLCIHPEKEFTSAAKTLTGLNNEILLKNRKQSFNSYILDGISAFLSRQCPPVCFVSHNGYHYDFPLLKAELSEYRLLCLDDVYCSDTLTAMRSLDSADNRFQQFACRYTPSCKKGNYGLRDLYFKFFKEYPNDSHSAEGDTIALIRVFQWRARDLMKWMDLNAKQFVDIKPMYKDIVQEERGSVFSSKTFIDSSQVKSRFGPQANEDMLISDGCDYYCGTERRNYNKRSSKTRVYNNDHCFSSSSECLDRKDFLELDNTDFKANWLLIVYIVMFLFALCVFPNGSQG, from the coding sequence ATGTATTCAAAGTGGAATTTCAAACGAGCACCTTTTGAAACATTTGTTTTCATGGACTTGGAAGCCACAGGTTTGCCACCATCACGGCCTAAAATTACAGAAATCAGCCTACTGGCAGTGAGCAGGCATTCGCTGGAGAATATTGAATTCACCAACTCCTTCAGACCGGTCCCATGCTTCCCTCGTGTTGTAGATAAACTCTGTCTTTGCATCCACCCAGAAAAAGAGTTCACATCCGCAGCAAAAACCCTTACAGGACTTAATAACGAGATTCTTCTTAAAAACAGGAAGCAGAGCTTTAACTCATATATTTTAGATGGGATCAGTGCCTTCCTAAGCCGACAGTGTCCACCGGTATGTTTCGTATCACACAATGGTTACCACTACGACTTCCCGTTGTTAAAAGCTGAGCTGTCCGAATACAGGCTCTTGTGCCTTGATGATGTTTATTGTTCTGATACTCTGACAGCCATGAGATCTCTAGACAGTGCAGACAATCGCTTTCAGCAGTTTGCCTGCCGATACACCCCTTCCTGCAAGAAGGGGAACTATGGCCTTAGAGACTTGTATTTTAAATTTTTCAAAGAGTACCCAAATGATTCTCACAGCGCAGAGGGTGATACAATTGCTCTGATACGTGTTTTTCAATGGAGGGCAAGAGACCTGATGAAATGGATGGATTTAAATGCAAAGCAGTTTGTAGACATTAAACCAATGTACAAGGATATAGTCCAAGAAGAAAGAGGGTCTGTCTTTTCATCTAAAACATTCATAGACTCTTCACAAGTTAAGTCCCGTTTTGGACCTCAAGCTAATGAAGACATGCTCATTTCTGATGGATGTGATTATTACTGTGGAACAGAGAGAAGGAATTATAACAAACGTTCATCCAAAACACGAGTTTACAACAATGATCACTGCTTCTCTTCTTCATCTGAGTGCCTGGATCGAAAGGACTTCCTAGAACTTGATAACACAGATTTTAAGGCAAATTGGTTGCTAATTGTATATATAGTAATGTTTTTATTTGCCTTGTGTGTTTTTCCAAATGGTAGTCAAGGATGA